A genomic segment from Egibacteraceae bacterium encodes:
- a CDS encoding SDR family NAD(P)-dependent oxidoreductase, translated as MLVDATVFVTGASSGIGQACARAFAAAGARLLLCARRDDRLARLAGDLDAEVHHFPLDVRDREAVDAAVGGLPAEWRDVDVLVNNAGLAVGLAPLQEGDPDDWDRMIDTNVRGLLNVTRAVVPAMVARGTGHLITIGSVAGRETYPSGAVYCASKAAADRITAGLRMDVLGSGLRVSTVDPGLVDTEFSVVRFQGDRDRAEGVYAGMTPLSADDVADAVVWVADRPAHVQVTDLVILPTAQASATRVARAGMPDRPGP; from the coding sequence ATGCTCGTTGACGCCACCGTCTTCGTGACGGGCGCGTCCAGCGGCATCGGGCAGGCCTGCGCGCGGGCGTTCGCCGCGGCTGGCGCCCGTCTGCTGCTGTGCGCGCGGCGCGACGACCGGCTGGCTCGGCTGGCCGGCGACCTCGATGCCGAGGTCCACCACTTCCCTCTCGACGTCCGCGACCGCGAGGCGGTCGACGCCGCGGTCGGCGGGCTCCCCGCCGAATGGCGCGACGTCGACGTGCTGGTCAACAACGCGGGGCTGGCCGTCGGGCTCGCGCCGCTGCAGGAAGGCGATCCGGACGACTGGGACCGCATGATCGACACCAACGTGCGCGGCCTGCTCAACGTGACCCGGGCGGTCGTGCCCGCCATGGTCGCACGCGGCACGGGCCACCTGATCACCATCGGGTCGGTGGCAGGCCGCGAGACCTACCCGTCCGGGGCGGTGTACTGCGCGTCCAAGGCCGCAGCCGACCGCATCACCGCGGGCCTGCGCATGGACGTGCTCGGCAGCGGCCTGCGGGTGTCCACCGTCGACCCCGGCCTGGTCGACACCGAGTTCAGCGTCGTGCGCTTCCAGGGGGACCGGGATCGGGCGGAGGGGGTCTACGCCGGCATGACGCCGCTGTCGGCGGACGACGTCGCCGACGCGGTCGTGTGGGTCGCCGACCGACCCGCCCACGTGCAGGTCACCGACCTCGTCATCTTGCCTACCGCACAGGCGTCGGCGACCAGGGTCGCCCGTGCGGGCATGCCGGATCGGCCGGGTCCGTGA
- a CDS encoding ArsC/Spx/MgsR family protein: MDVQLFGHAKSKATRSAQRFFSERRLPVHFVDVRKRHPAPGELRRWVQRFGVEGVLDTASKAYVEQGLRYVSASDDDWIERLSADPRALAFPLGRCGTELTVGEDPEGWQRLADAATGRAGR, from the coding sequence ATGGATGTCCAGCTGTTCGGTCACGCCAAGTCCAAGGCGACGCGCAGCGCGCAGCGCTTCTTCAGCGAGCGGCGCCTGCCGGTGCACTTCGTGGATGTGCGCAAGCGACACCCGGCGCCGGGGGAGCTGCGCCGGTGGGTCCAGCGGTTCGGCGTGGAGGGTGTCCTCGACACGGCGTCCAAGGCCTACGTGGAGCAGGGCCTGCGGTACGTATCGGCATCTGACGACGACTGGATCGAGCGGCTGTCGGCGGACCCGAGAGCCCTGGCCTTCCCCCTTGGCCGGTGCGGCACCGAGCTGACCGTGGGCGAAGACCCCGAGGGCTGGCAGCGGCTCGCGGATGCCGCGACGGGGCGTGCAGGACGCTGA
- a CDS encoding response regulator, with the protein MTTLRVLVAEDDDDHRYLTVRALRRTMQGSTEILEARDGEETLDWLFGRGAHAHAAPPNLVFLDLQMPKASGFDVLERLQGHPELAAIPVIVVTSSRQREDIDTAYALGSNSYVSKASGRRLVAHLQQVAEYWTRNSELPVITS; encoded by the coding sequence ATGACGACGTTGCGCGTGCTCGTCGCCGAGGACGACGATGACCACCGCTACCTGACTGTCCGCGCGCTGCGTCGGACCATGCAGGGGTCCACGGAGATCCTCGAGGCGCGCGACGGCGAGGAGACGCTCGACTGGCTGTTCGGCAGGGGGGCGCACGCACACGCTGCACCGCCCAACCTGGTCTTCCTCGACCTGCAGATGCCGAAGGCGAGCGGCTTCGACGTGCTGGAGCGGTTGCAGGGACATCCTGAGCTGGCGGCGATCCCGGTGATCGTGGTGACGTCCTCCCGACAGCGCGAGGACATCGACACGGCCTACGCACTGGGCTCCAACTCCTACGTGAGCAAGGCCTCCGGCCGACGGCTGGTTGCCCACCTGCAGCAGGTCGCCGAGTACTGGACGCGAAACAGCGAGCTGCCCGTCATCACGAGCTGA